The following nucleotide sequence is from Apium graveolens cultivar Ventura chromosome 4, ASM990537v1, whole genome shotgun sequence.
AGTTTTTGGGGAAAGTAGATGCTGATTTCACAATCAAACCTCATTAAAAacattattttttataattttttacaTCAAAACATATACAAATAAAAAATATTACCAAATTTTTTTAAGAGCACTTTTTCCGCCGACTCTTTTTCTAACAACGCAACAATTTTTAACAACAATACCAAACAGAGCCTAAATTTTGTGACTTTGTAAAAAGTTTCTTAATAAAATTTCCAGTTTAGCCGGGCTTCAGCTTAAGTGTTTTTGAACTACTCTTTCCGATGATTTACAGGCAAGAAAAAGAAAGAAATCGTAACCTACCTCTGTAAAGTTCCTCTGTATGTCTTGTAGGAGAGAGTGCATATCCTTACCATGGTAATCTGCTGCAGCTGTAAGAATAATCTCTCTATCCCAAACCTATATTCAATATATCTGTTATACTTCAATCTGCAGGAGTAAGAGATTTGCAAAGAAGAATTCTTTGTAAAAGAAAGGTAACGGCTgcgggttatctacgataaaaaaaataaaaaaatattgatACTCACATGGTGCAGGTTGGATTTGTGGCGAAACCAGCGCAAATCTATACTGTTTCCTCCCATATCACTTGTAAATCCAACATGCATAGGCTGAAAATCATACACATAATGATTTTTCTAGAGAAACTTAACGACGATAAGAATTAAATTAAAAAGCTTATCTTTAGTTGTAAATACATACCTGATGAATATCTCCCATGAAGTGGGATAAAAATAACAAAGCCTCTGTCATATTATCTATATCAATCATTAAACATAGTTAGGGCCTTAAACACATGCCAAATTACTATGTAATTGTTAAAATTCTCCGGAAAAAGTTGTGATTGTCCTTACATCGACGATCAGATGTTCCATGGCGGAAATGTCCAAGCTGAGATGTGAAATTTTGAATGGCTCCAGCAACACACATGTCCTTCCCTCCATGTGGATCATGACAGTCTCCTTTAATTTTAtccaaaatttcatatttttattagTACAATAAGTAATAAAGATTTAGACATTAGCAAGCAGTTTAATACCAATAGCTATCAACAACCTAATGAAGAAAGGAAAGAGTACTTACTCTGGTAATCAAATGAACAGGCTTGATCAGGTGTATCAATGAAATGGAGAGAGCTAGTCCACCTGTACTTGTACCAGTGTCGAATTTGATCAGGCCACACACACAACGACGATAAGTTGCCATTAGCATAGTCCGGTAACAACATCTTCACAGCATGTGCTGCTTCTGGCTCCAACAGATCCTGTATTGATACAGAAGTATGAACACGAGTTCTCATATTTTCATAAACTACACAAGTCTTTAGCTATTTACCTGCGCAATTTGACATGTCATGACATGGCCTTCTTTGCTCCAGGCTCTAACACCCGGTTCAACTACAAGAGCCAACAAAAGAAAGAACACAGAATATAATCGCGTCATTTGCCAGAAATTTTTCAGCTAATACAACAATAATGCATAAATGAACAATGACAGGTTCATGTGTTTATATATAGGCATGATGAAACTCATAGATGGCGCTTGTCATTGAGTACAAGTCTAATATTATGTCGATCATAAGCAAAAGCAACAATATCAACTTATCCTCAAGCCTCAACTATGAAAGTATTAAAGAGTAAAGACATGAAAATAGAATGATGTAGACATAGTTCTAACTTTGCCAAAAAGGTTACGCAGAGCGTTGAAGTTAGATTAGTAAACTGAGTAAAATGCATACCATGTCTTGACGTATAAGATAATACTTCTCAAGCTATACACATAATCAAAAAATATAgtatatcctatatataattaaAGTAATATCCTATAAATAATTAGAGTAAGGGAATTTTGGTGGTGTTTGGTCGTCACATAGCTGGATATCCTATTAttctattataatatttaataatcTTAAGAAAATTAGAGTAAGGGAGTTTTGGTGGTATGATTATATTGTTTGGTCGTCACATAGCTGGATATCCTATTATTCTACTATAATATTTAATAAtctatataataaatatttataattaagaAATTGAACTATAATAATATATTCTTAATTgatataaaaaatattgaaagtattatattatatatcatacaaacaataattattttaataaaaataaatataagtaacaattaaCAAATCATTTATAATCGGGTTAAATTAGtatcattttcttaaaaaaaattggaatgaGTAAGtttgaaatataataataataatgatacattattacaatttaaaattgaaatacaaatataataaaatacattTAAAGGACCATGAAAATTAAATGTAAagtatttttttcaaaatcatacAAATTTTTTGAACAAACTCCACCACAAtattaagaaaataaaatatataaataaaataaaaataactaCATAAACATATTATGTGAGCTACAAATATATTTTCTTAagtgatataaaataatattaaaagtattatattatatatataatacaagaaataatttgat
It contains:
- the LOC141721558 gene encoding endonuclease 1 — protein: MTRLYSVFFLLLALVVEPGVRAWSKEGHVMTCQIAQDLLEPEAAHAVKMLLPDYANGNLSSLCVWPDQIRHWYKYRWTSSLHFIDTPDQACSFDYQRDCHDPHGGKDMCVAGAIQNFTSQLGHFRHGTSDRRYNMTEALLFLSHFMGDIHQPMHVGFTSDMGGNSIDLRWFRHKSNLHHVWDREIILTAAADYHGKDMHSLLQDIQRNFTEGSWLQHVESWKECDDISTCANKYAKESIKLACNWGYKDVESGETLSDKYFNTRMPIVMKRIAQGGIRLSMILNRVLGSSADHSLA